One window of Nicotiana tomentosiformis chromosome 11, ASM39032v3, whole genome shotgun sequence genomic DNA carries:
- the LOC104111924 gene encoding uncharacterized protein, producing the protein MDDLNGDFFALLVDESCVVSRKEQLAIVLRYVNRCGFVVEHFIGIVHVRNTSALCLKEAIVDYLAQHSLSLSYVRGQCYDGASNMQGDLRGLKTLIQQESKSAYSIHCFAHQLQLTLVAVSKKCLEVGESQAEKVQEALDMGELETGRGLNQELGLARAADTRCGSHYKSFKNFISMFGSIIDVLDTIVVDARTLEERAKAKGYLSTCQTFEVAFMLHLMRDVLGITNDLNTSLQKKEQDIANAILLVEVAKKRLQKLREEKCDSLIDKELCGCCCQNTSKKLNFASLGNFMLTRYLFFLRLYSTSTCFLLWV; encoded by the exons ATGGACGATCTAAATGGAGACTTTTTTGCATTGCTAGTTGATGAATCATGTGTTGTATCACGCAAAGAGCAATTAGCTATTGTCTTGCGATATGTTAATAGATGTGGATTTGTGGTGGAGCATTTTATTGGGATCGTTCATGTTCGTAATACTAGTGCTTTATGTTTAAAGGAAGCAATTGTTGATTACCTTGCTCAACATTCTTTGAGTTTATCTTATGTGCGTGGACAATGCTATGATGGAGCAAGCAACATGCAAGGGGATTTACGTGGCCTTAAGACTTTGATTCAACAAGAAAGTAAATCTGCTTATTCCATTCATTGTTTTGCACACCAACTTCAATTGACACTTGTTGCGGTATCCAAAAAGTGTCTTGAAGTGGGAGAATCTCAAGCAGAAAAAGTTCAAGAGGCATTAGACATGGGTGAACTTGAAACTGGTAGGGGTTTGAATCAAGAACTTGGTCTTGCCAGAGCTGCCGATACTCGTTGCGGTTCGCACTACAAATCTTTTAAGAACTTTATTTCTATGTTTGGCTCAATTATTGATGTTCTTGATACTATCGTTGTTGATGCCCGAACTTTAGAAGAAAGAGCTAAGGCAAAGGGATATCTTAGCACTTGTCAAACATTTGAGGTTGCTTTCATGTTGCACCTAATGAGAGATGTTTTGGGGATCACAAATGATCTTAATACATCCTTACAAAAAAAGGAGCAAGATATTGCAAATGCTATTCTACTTGTTGAAGTGGCAAAGAAACGGTTGCAAAAGCTAAGAGAAGAAAAATGTGATTCACTTATTGATAAG GAACTCTGTGGTTGCTGTTGTCAGAATACAAGCAAAAAGCTAAATTTTGCATCTCTTGGTAATTTTATGTTAACCCgctatttattttttttgagaTTGTATAGCACTAGCACTTGTTTCCTTTTATGGGTATGA